A stretch of Bombina bombina isolate aBomBom1 chromosome 2, aBomBom1.pri, whole genome shotgun sequence DNA encodes these proteins:
- the BABAM1 gene encoding BRISC and BRCA1-A complex member 1 has translation MDIAEPAEDEEQPLEPRPYARSNPEGAEDRGAPLQPGVGSRSEGEGEAAQAEDVQLPAAAPPSCTPPPPLEFQVKTPRVNCPEKVIICLDLAEEMASQKLESFNGSKANALNSSQKMIEMFVRTKHKIDKRHEFALVVANNEALWLSGFTSDPRELCSCLYDLETNICESFNLEGLFNLIQQRTDFPVTDNVQTIPPPYVVRTILIYSRPASQPPLAFTEGMKKMLQCPYFFFDVIYIHNGSEDEELSWKNVFGFFSSLDSKGTSYKYEVSITGPAIELHNCMARLLAHPLQRPFQSHAAYSLLDEEEEKPEGEVTV, from the exons ATGGACATAGCGGAGCCAGCAGAGGACGAGGAGCAGCCGCTGGAGCCCCGGCCATACGCTCGCTCTAACCCAGAGGGTGCTGAAGACAGGGGCGCTCCACTCCAGCCAGGGGTCGGCAGTCGCAGCGAGGGGGAAGGTGAGGCTGCTCAAGCTGAAGATGTGCAACTGCCAGCTGCTGCTCCCCCAAGCTGCACCCCTCCACCACCTCTGGAGTTCCAGGTCAAGACCCCCAGAGTGAACTGCCCAGAAAAAGTG ATTATTTGTCTGGATTTGGCAGAAGAAATGGCCTCTCAAAAGCTGGAATCATTTAAtgg ATCCAAAGCAAATGCTCTCAACTCTTCCCAGAAAATGATAGAGATGTTTGTCCGGACCAAGCACAAGATAGATAAGAGACATGAGTTTGCCCTGGTTGTGGCAAATAACGAGGCCTTGTGG ctctccGGATTCACCTCTGATCCCcgtgaactttgcagctgtctctaTGATCTGGAGACCAACATCTGCGAGTCCTTCA ATTTGGAAGGACTCTTTAACCTAAT ACAACAAAGAACAGATTTTCCAGTTACAGATAATGTGCAGACTATACCTCCTCCATACGTAGTGAGGACTATCCTGATCTACAGCCGTCCAGCCTCTCAGCCACCTCTCGCATTCACAGAAGGCATGAAG AAAATGCTACAGTGCCCTTACTTTTtctttgatgtaatttatatacACAATGGATCTGAAGATGAGGAACTCAGCTGGAAG AATGTCTTTGGATTCTTCAGCAGTTTGGACAGTAAGGGCACCAGTTATAAATATGAAGTCTCGATAACAGGTCCAGCAATTGAGCTCCATAACTGTATGGCGAGGCTGCTCGCTCACCCTCTCCAGCGACCATTCCAAAGTCACGCGGCCTACAGTCTGCTGGATGAGGAAGAGGAGAAGCCAGAGGGAGAAGTAACCGTCTGA